Proteins encoded by one window of Streptococcus suis S735:
- a CDS encoding helix-hairpin-helix domain-containing protein: MAKKKVNRKKQLKKQLADLKRAGRVGLERAAEVVETVAHKAEAVVERTVEQVKEVVAEVTSSATSLEDFLALPELEGIAAARLETFYEAGIQSVADFANHTEKELLALKGIGPATIKQLKEKGIELKA; this comes from the coding sequence ATGGCAAAGAAAAAAGTAAATCGAAAAAAACAATTGAAAAAACAATTAGCAGACTTGAAACGTGCAGGTCGTGTAGGTCTTGAAAGAGCTGCAGAGGTAGTAGAGACAGTTGCTCACAAGGCTGAGGCTGTAGTAGAGCGTACTGTGGAACAAGTGAAAGAAGTTGTAGCAGAGGTGACTTCTTCAGCGACTTCATTGGAAGACTTTTTGGCGCTTCCTGAGTTGGAAGGCATTGCGGCAGCACGTTTGGAAACCTTCTACGAAGCAGGTATTCAATCTGTGGCTGATTTTGCAAACCATACAGAAAAAGAGCTCTTGGCTCTTAAAGGCATCGGTCCTGCAACTATCAAGCAGTTGAAAGAAAAAGGGATTGAGCTGAAAGCTTAA
- a CDS encoding PTS mannose/fructose/sorbose/N-acetylgalactosamine transporter subunit IIC, producing MMQWWQILLLTLYSAYQICDELTIVSSAGSPVFAGFITGLIMGNMEVGLLIGASLQLVVLGVGTFGGASRIDATSGAVLATAFSISQGLDPEIAISTIGVPVAGLLVYTDILGRFTTTFFAHRVDAAIERFDYAGIERNYLLGAIPWALSRALPVFLALAFGGGLVETLVTTIELPEYKWIAAGLTLAARMLPGLGFAILLHYLPLKRNLHYLAVGFALTAMLTVLYGNVSALGGAVAGIVGTLPEDAGVSFVNNFKGLSMIGIAIVGAFLSVIHFKNSQKVTVVAPSNSESGEIEDDEI from the coding sequence ATTATGCAATGGTGGCAAATATTACTTCTAACGCTCTACTCTGCTTACCAGATTTGTGACGAGCTGACAATTGTATCGTCAGCAGGTTCACCAGTCTTTGCAGGGTTTATCACTGGTTTAATCATGGGGAACATGGAAGTTGGCTTGCTAATTGGTGCAAGTTTGCAGCTAGTTGTCTTGGGAGTTGGTACTTTCGGTGGTGCGTCACGTATTGATGCAACATCTGGTGCGGTTCTTGCGACAGCTTTCTCAATTTCACAAGGTTTAGATCCAGAAATTGCCATTTCCACTATTGGCGTACCAGTTGCAGGATTGTTGGTTTATACAGATATTTTAGGTCGTTTCACCACTACTTTCTTTGCTCATCGTGTAGATGCAGCAATCGAACGTTTTGACTATGCTGGTATTGAACGCAACTACCTTCTTGGTGCAATTCCTTGGGCACTTTCTCGTGCACTTCCAGTTTTTCTTGCCCTTGCTTTTGGTGGTGGTCTTGTAGAAACTCTTGTCACTACGATTGAGTTGCCTGAATACAAATGGATTGCAGCAGGCTTAACTCTTGCAGCTCGTATGCTTCCAGGTCTTGGATTTGCAATCTTACTTCACTATCTTCCACTTAAACGTAACCTTCACTACTTGGCGGTAGGTTTCGCTCTTACAGCTATGTTGACTGTTCTTTACGGTAACGTATCAGCTTTGGGTGGTGCAGTTGCTGGTATCGTTGGCACTCTTCCTGAAGATGCAGGCGTAAGCTTTGTCAATAACTTCAAAGGTTTGTCAATGATTGGTATCGCTATTGTGGGTGCATTTCTTTCAGTGATTCACTTCAAAAATAGCCAAAAAGTAACTGTGGTTGCTCCATCAAATTCAGAAAGTGGGGAAATTGAAGATGACGAAATCTAA
- a CDS encoding DUF960 domain-containing protein, whose amino-acid sequence MAFEQTNGRYASFGVVTSLPGEVIDSFWYVIDHYLKGVIPLKSVIRFSIKNRRGKITLVFSQEGYKNVLAVDLSSRFDPFYPSTILVMDKQGKETITLPDEVTLL is encoded by the coding sequence ATGGCCTTTGAACAAACAAATGGGCGCTATGCAAGTTTTGGAGTTGTGACTTCGCTTCCTGGGGAAGTGATTGATAGTTTCTGGTATGTTATTGATCACTACTTAAAAGGGGTTATTCCATTAAAAAGTGTAATCCGTTTTTCTATCAAAAATCGTCGTGGTAAGATTACGCTGGTCTTTTCGCAGGAAGGTTATAAAAATGTACTGGCTGTAGATCTAAGTAGTCGTTTTGATCCTTTTTATCCCTCAACAATCTTGGTAATGGACAAGCAGGGAAAAGAGACCATTACTTTGCCAGATGAGGTAACCTTGCTTTAG
- a CDS encoding glycoside hydrolase family 35 protein yields MKEFYIGDQFYLDGEPFKILSGAIHYFRVHPDDWYHSLYNLKALGFNTVETYVPWNMHEPRKGEFCYEGILDIERFLKLAQELGLYAIVRPSPYICAEWEWGGLPAWLMKEELRVRSSDSVYLQHLDEYYVSLIPKLAKLQLAQGGNVLMFQVENEYGSYGEEKAYLRAVAGLMRKHGLTAPLFTSDGSWRATLRAGTLIEDDVFVTGNFGSKARENFANMTAFFNEHQKNWPLMCMEFWDGWFNRWGDEIIRREPEEMVDSVMECIELGSLNLYMFHGGTNFGFMNGCSARGQIDLPQVTSYDYDAILDEAGNPTKKFYILQQRLKEVYPELEYAEPLVKEAKAFSDVSLHDKVSLFATLENVSDCVKGFYPKNMEELDQSTGYILYRTELERDKTEAERFRVVDARDRIQIYADGKFVATQYQTEIGDDVELDFKDDKLTLDILVENMGRVNYGHKLTAPTQSKGIGRGAMADLHFIGHWETYPLHLESVEDLDFSKGWEEGQAAFYRYQFELDELADTYLDMTGFGKGVVFVNNVNIGRFWEKGPILYLYIPKGYLKKGANEIVVFETEGKYREKIHFSQRPVIKDL; encoded by the coding sequence ATGAAAGAATTTTATATTGGAGACCAATTTTATTTGGACGGTGAACCCTTTAAGATTTTATCAGGCGCGATTCATTATTTTCGTGTCCATCCTGATGATTGGTACCATTCTTTGTATAACTTAAAGGCCCTTGGTTTTAATACGGTTGAAACCTATGTCCCTTGGAATATGCATGAGCCTCGAAAGGGTGAGTTTTGTTACGAGGGTATATTGGATATTGAGCGATTTTTGAAATTGGCTCAAGAATTAGGGCTTTATGCAATTGTACGACCGTCCCCCTATATTTGTGCTGAGTGGGAATGGGGTGGCCTCCCTGCTTGGTTGATGAAGGAAGAGCTTAGAGTACGTTCGAGTGATTCGGTGTACTTGCAGCACTTAGATGAATATTACGTTTCTCTTATTCCTAAATTGGCCAAGCTCCAACTCGCACAGGGTGGAAATGTACTTATGTTCCAAGTGGAAAATGAGTATGGATCTTATGGTGAGGAGAAGGCATATTTAAGAGCGGTGGCTGGCTTGATGCGTAAACATGGTCTAACTGCTCCCTTGTTTACCTCGGACGGTTCTTGGCGAGCAACATTACGTGCAGGAACACTGATAGAGGACGATGTATTTGTAACAGGAAACTTTGGTTCTAAAGCTAGAGAGAATTTTGCAAATATGACGGCATTCTTTAATGAACATCAGAAGAATTGGCCACTCATGTGTATGGAATTTTGGGATGGTTGGTTCAATCGTTGGGGCGATGAAATTATTCGTAGAGAGCCGGAGGAAATGGTTGATTCAGTTATGGAATGTATCGAATTGGGCTCCTTGAATCTGTACATGTTCCATGGTGGAACAAATTTTGGTTTCATGAATGGTTGCTCTGCTCGTGGTCAAATTGATTTGCCTCAGGTAACTTCTTATGATTATGATGCTATATTGGATGAAGCTGGAAATCCTACTAAGAAGTTTTATATTTTGCAACAACGTTTGAAAGAAGTCTATCCTGAATTAGAGTATGCAGAACCGCTTGTAAAAGAGGCAAAAGCTTTTTCAGATGTGTCGCTTCATGATAAGGTGAGTCTGTTTGCTACTCTAGAAAATGTAAGCGATTGCGTAAAAGGGTTTTATCCTAAGAATATGGAAGAACTTGATCAGTCAACAGGTTATATTTTATATAGAACAGAGTTGGAGCGGGATAAGACAGAAGCAGAACGTTTCCGAGTGGTTGATGCGCGTGACCGTATCCAAATTTATGCAGATGGAAAATTCGTTGCAACTCAGTATCAGACTGAGATTGGTGACGATGTTGAATTGGATTTTAAAGATGACAAGCTAACATTAGATATTTTGGTAGAAAATATGGGACGTGTCAATTATGGGCACAAACTAACGGCTCCTACCCAGTCTAAAGGGATTGGTCGAGGTGCGATGGCTGATTTACATTTTATTGGTCATTGGGAAACCTATCCTTTGCATCTTGAGTCAGTTGAGGACCTGGATTTTAGTAAGGGCTGGGAGGAAGGTCAAGCTGCTTTCTATCGTTATCAGTTTGAACTGGATGAACTTGCGGATACTTACTTAGACATGACAGGTTTTGGTAAGGGAGTTGTTTTCGTTAATAATGTAAATATTGGACGTTTTTGGGAAAAAGGACCAATCCTCTATCTCTATATTCCAAAAGGATACTTAAAGAAAGGAGCGAATGAAATAGTTGTCTTCGAGACAGAAGGAAAATATAGAGAGAAGATTCATTTTTCACAAAGACCCGTTATAAAAGACTTGTAG
- a CDS encoding GntR family transcriptional regulator, whose translation MVSQTVEKPLYLQLVDELEVAIRERMAPNDKLFSERELTQVYGVSRITVRLALQELEKRGLVYKKHGKGTYVSEISDTAVDLSQAYSFTEQMKKIGKVPRTSILSFELVKASDYIAQHLQLSQGEEVFEVERLRLADEIPMMLERTYVPASVFPGLAAQRMKSTPLYEIFSEDYHQVIRLAEEEFYASIALDNEAKILGIPSNSPVLHLVRKTYNDKNRIIEFTFSIARADQFRYKITHQRGY comes from the coding sequence ATGGTTAGTCAAACTGTTGAAAAACCTCTCTATTTGCAGTTGGTTGATGAATTAGAAGTTGCAATTCGTGAGAGGATGGCTCCGAATGACAAGTTATTTTCAGAGCGTGAGTTGACACAGGTTTATGGTGTCAGTCGTATTACAGTTCGTTTGGCTTTGCAAGAATTGGAAAAACGGGGCTTAGTCTATAAGAAGCATGGTAAGGGAACCTATGTATCTGAGATTTCAGATACTGCAGTTGATTTGTCTCAGGCCTATAGTTTTACTGAGCAAATGAAAAAAATTGGGAAAGTACCGAGGACATCTATTTTATCCTTTGAATTGGTTAAGGCGTCAGACTATATTGCGCAGCATTTACAACTTAGTCAAGGTGAGGAAGTGTTTGAAGTTGAACGATTGAGACTTGCCGATGAGATTCCGATGATGCTGGAAAGGACATATGTTCCTGCTTCGGTATTTCCTGGATTAGCTGCTCAGCGAATGAAGTCAACTCCCTTGTATGAAATTTTTTCAGAGGATTATCATCAGGTGATTCGTTTGGCAGAAGAAGAGTTCTATGCAAGTATTGCTTTGGATAATGAAGCTAAGATACTCGGAATTCCAAGCAATAGTCCAGTGCTTCATTTGGTAAGAAAAACGTATAATGATAAGAATAGAATTATCGAGTTTACGTTTAGTATTGCTAGAGCGGACCAGTTTCGTTACAAGATTACCCATCAACGGGGATATTAG
- a CDS encoding GntR family transcriptional regulator, translated as MKVPKYQLIQNDLRQQIVSGKFENGDKFYTESELTKLFNVSSITVIRAVNELVKDGYLVRQQGKGTFVSRSRKGRLVEFSDIEIFPMDKDKVTVLSCEKGNKPDILEKLNLDKNEFYYKIVRVRAAEDTPYIFHNSYIPQRYIQNPDAPLEHYQSIYQRFKLDYNIHMSEEPFVETNEIVSPCPKEVATHLKLKATEPAVLQNKTTTNSTSGEVMEYTETYKHWKYYKFEITANHR; from the coding sequence ATGAAAGTACCGAAGTACCAACTTATACAAAACGACTTACGCCAACAGATTGTTTCTGGCAAATTTGAAAATGGCGACAAATTTTACACAGAATCTGAATTAACAAAACTATTTAATGTTAGCTCCATTACCGTTATCCGTGCAGTAAACGAACTAGTTAAAGATGGTTACCTCGTTCGCCAACAAGGTAAAGGAACCTTTGTATCTCGTTCACGTAAAGGACGTCTTGTAGAATTTTCTGATATTGAGATTTTTCCGATGGATAAGGATAAGGTTACTGTTCTCTCGTGCGAAAAAGGCAATAAACCCGATATCCTTGAAAAACTAAATCTTGACAAGAATGAGTTTTACTATAAAATTGTACGCGTCCGCGCAGCAGAAGACACTCCATACATCTTCCACAATTCATACATCCCTCAACGATATATCCAGAATCCCGATGCTCCACTCGAGCACTATCAATCAATCTATCAACGCTTCAAACTGGACTACAATATCCACATGTCCGAGGAACCATTTGTAGAAACGAATGAAATTGTCAGCCCATGTCCAAAAGAGGTTGCCACCCATTTGAAATTAAAAGCGACTGAACCAGCTGTACTACAAAACAAAACAACTACTAACAGTACTAGCGGTGAAGTGATGGAATATACTGAAACTTACAAGCACTGGAAGTATTACAAATTTGAAATTACAGCCAACCATCGCTAA
- a CDS encoding VOC family protein, protein MLHHVEIYVSDLETSRAFYDFLLTKLGYSLYQEWDKGLSYKKAEQYLVFVQTPEDFLEVGYHRCRTGLNHLAFHAGTPDEIDQWRKEFLTRRVKLLYDDRYPHAGGPDHYALYLEDPDGIKIELVGEGV, encoded by the coding sequence ATGTTACATCATGTTGAAATTTACGTTTCTGACTTGGAAACTTCGCGTGCATTTTACGACTTTCTCCTGACCAAGCTGGGCTACTCGCTCTATCAGGAGTGGGATAAAGGGCTGTCTTATAAAAAAGCAGAGCAATACCTGGTCTTTGTCCAAACGCCAGAGGACTTCCTAGAGGTAGGCTACCACCGTTGCCGCACAGGTCTCAATCATCTAGCTTTTCATGCAGGGACACCTGATGAGATTGACCAATGGCGGAAGGAATTTTTGACCAGACGAGTCAAACTTCTCTACGACGACCGCTATCCCCACGCAGGAGGACCAGACCACTATGCCCTTTATTTGGAAGATCCAGATGGGATAAAGATAGAGTTGGTGGGGGAGGGGGTATGA
- a CDS encoding aldose epimerase family protein, translated as MIEVKTFDEKAKLYCLENKNGMQVTLTDFGARVVEVLLPVEENGGLRNVSLAAKSDDDYRKTDLYPGSTIVPVAGRISGAQAEIEGTSYHFTENEPGRTLHGGVDTANEQYWDVELDHERNQVTFGMVLKDGFNGFPGDVRVKAIYCLTDKNELTVDYQAVSDKDTIFNPTNHIYFNLTGDFQRSVAEHRIKIAANHYAPLGEDNLPTGVLEDVTGTPFDFRDFAPFAQGFDSQYPQNVLVKGYDHPWLLEEVDIPVEVLSPDGKIGLSVKTNQPAVVIYTYNFPVEALACYHGVFSLECQALPNACNVDGFGSILLEQGEEFLSKTTYRFTW; from the coding sequence ATGATTGAAGTAAAAACATTTGATGAAAAAGCAAAACTGTATTGCTTGGAAAACAAGAATGGGATGCAGGTAACCTTGACGGATTTTGGTGCCAGAGTGGTGGAAGTGCTTTTGCCAGTAGAAGAAAATGGCGGTCTACGGAATGTCAGTTTAGCTGCCAAGTCGGATGATGATTACCGTAAGACAGATTTGTACCCTGGTTCAACTATTGTCCCAGTAGCGGGGCGTATTTCAGGTGCCCAAGCTGAGATAGAGGGAACAAGCTACCATTTCACAGAAAATGAACCTGGTAGGACTCTACACGGTGGGGTTGACACGGCAAATGAGCAGTACTGGGACGTTGAGCTAGACCATGAGAGAAATCAAGTGACCTTTGGTATGGTCCTAAAAGATGGTTTTAATGGCTTTCCTGGTGATGTGAGGGTCAAGGCTATTTATTGTTTGACGGATAAAAATGAATTGACAGTTGACTACCAGGCTGTATCGGATAAGGATACGATTTTTAATCCGACCAACCATATCTATTTCAACTTGACTGGTGATTTTCAACGGTCAGTTGCCGAGCACCGTATTAAAATTGCTGCCAATCACTATGCTCCGCTTGGGGAGGATAACCTGCCAACGGGTGTCTTAGAAGATGTGACAGGGACGCCGTTTGATTTTAGAGATTTTGCGCCTTTTGCTCAGGGATTTGATAGCCAATATCCTCAAAATGTGTTGGTAAAAGGCTATGACCACCCATGGTTATTGGAAGAGGTGGATATTCCGGTAGAAGTTTTGAGTCCAGATGGGAAAATTGGACTCAGTGTCAAAACCAACCAGCCTGCGGTCGTTATTTATACATATAATTTTCCTGTTGAAGCTTTGGCCTGTTACCATGGTGTCTTTAGTTTAGAGTGTCAGGCCTTGCCAAATGCATGCAATGTCGATGGATTTGGTTCGATTTTGTTAGAACAAGGAGAAGAATTTTTGTCTAAAACGACCTATCGTTTTACTTGGTAA
- a CDS encoding DUF1912 family protein produces the protein MTKEQEFLKEFEAWVNTQVMVNEMAVEESRRVLEEDKDERAADAYIRYESKLDAYRFIQGKFANYHAGKGFHDLPDELFGQRHY, from the coding sequence ATGACAAAAGAACAAGAATTTTTAAAAGAATTTGAGGCTTGGGTCAACACTCAGGTCATGGTAAACGAGATGGCGGTTGAAGAAAGTCGTCGTGTCTTGGAAGAAGACAAGGATGAGCGTGCAGCGGATGCTTATATTCGTTATGAGAGCAAGCTGGATGCCTATCGATTCATTCAAGGGAAATTTGCCAACTACCATGCTGGCAAAGGTTTTCATGATTTGCCAGATGAGTTGTTTGGTCAAAGGCATTATTAA
- a CDS encoding shikimate kinase has protein sequence MNLIIIGAQASGKMTVGQEVAKLTGMTLFHNHDSIDFSLRFIPEFSEDMFDLNTRITFAVYDVFARSGRPLIGTALINFKNLIEVQFLTTVQTIFHHHGQEILFVELETALEERLRRNRTENRLTHKPLKRHIEVSEAEILSTADTCRYTSLGIPEGIQHYLKINNTHLSANDVAQLIIQKMEELEQEQTK, from the coding sequence ATGAATCTAATTATTATTGGAGCACAAGCTTCTGGCAAGATGACCGTTGGGCAGGAAGTTGCGAAATTGACAGGGATGACCCTTTTTCATAATCACGATTCGATTGATTTTAGCCTACGTTTTATTCCTGAATTTTCTGAGGATATGTTTGACCTCAATACACGTATTACATTTGCTGTTTATGATGTGTTTGCTAGGTCAGGCCGTCCACTAATCGGAACTGCCTTGATTAATTTTAAAAATCTCATAGAGGTTCAATTCCTTACAACAGTTCAGACGATTTTTCATCATCATGGCCAGGAAATTTTATTTGTTGAGTTGGAAACCGCTTTGGAAGAACGTTTGCGGCGTAATCGGACAGAAAATCGACTTACCCATAAACCTTTGAAACGACACATTGAAGTTTCAGAGGCTGAGATTCTCTCTACAGCTGATACATGTCGATATACCTCGTTAGGCATTCCAGAGGGCATTCAGCATTATCTCAAAATTAATAATACTCATCTTTCTGCCAATGACGTAGCTCAACTAATTATCCAAAAAATGGAGGAACTTGAGCAAGAACAAACGAAATAG
- a CDS encoding DUF402 domain-containing protein has product MKLPKEGDFITIQSYKHDGEIHRTWRDTMVLKTTENAIIGVNNHTLVTENDGRRWVTREPAIVYFHKKYWFNIIAMIRENGVSYYCNLASPYVLDNEALKYIDYDLDVKVFADGEKRLLDVDEYERHRKAMKYSDDIDFILKENVKILVDWINNQRGPFSPAYVNIWYKRYLELRSR; this is encoded by the coding sequence GTGAAATTACCAAAGGAAGGCGACTTTATTACAATTCAAAGTTATAAGCATGACGGTGAAATTCATCGCACTTGGCGTGACACCATGGTATTAAAAACAACGGAAAATGCTATTATTGGAGTCAATAATCATACCTTAGTGACTGAAAATGATGGTAGGCGTTGGGTAACAAGAGAGCCAGCAATCGTTTATTTTCATAAAAAATACTGGTTCAATATCATTGCAATGATTCGTGAAAACGGAGTTTCCTATTATTGTAACCTTGCTAGTCCATATGTTCTCGACAATGAGGCACTCAAATACATTGATTATGACCTAGATGTTAAGGTCTTTGCTGATGGTGAAAAGAGACTGCTGGATGTGGATGAATATGAGCGTCATCGTAAGGCGATGAAGTATTCGGATGATATTGATTTTATTTTGAAGGAAAATGTCAAGATACTGGTTGATTGGATTAATAACCAGCGCGGACCATTCTCTCCAGCCTACGTTAATATCTGGTACAAACGCTATTTAGAACTGAGAAGTAGATAA
- a CDS encoding PTS system mannose/fructose/sorbose family transporter subunit IID — MTKSNYKLTKEDFNQINKRSLFTFQLGWNYERMQASGYLYMILPQLRKMYGDGTPELKEMMKLHTQFFNTSPFFHTIITGIDLALEESDGVASKDAVNGVKTGLMGPFAPIGDSIFGSLVPAIMGTVAATMGKEGSPVGIFLWVAVAIAYDIFRWKQLEVAYKEGTKLITTMRDRLTALVDAASVMGVFMMGALIATMINFEVTWAPAIGEKVIDIQDILNTIFPRLVPAIFTGFVFWLLGRRGMTSTKAILIIIVLALGFSAIGHFLFGMV; from the coding sequence ATGACGAAATCTAATTACAAATTAACAAAAGAAGATTTTAATCAAATCAACAAACGTAGCTTGTTCACTTTCCAACTTGGTTGGAACTATGAGCGGATGCAGGCATCTGGCTACCTCTACATGATTTTGCCACAATTGCGTAAAATGTATGGAGATGGTACACCTGAGTTGAAGGAAATGATGAAATTGCATACTCAGTTCTTCAATACTTCACCATTCTTCCATACCATCATCACAGGTATTGACTTGGCACTTGAAGAAAGTGATGGTGTTGCTTCTAAAGATGCGGTTAACGGTGTTAAGACAGGTTTGATGGGACCATTTGCTCCAATCGGTGACTCAATCTTTGGTTCTCTTGTTCCAGCGATTATGGGGACTGTGGCTGCTACTATGGGTAAAGAGGGATCTCCAGTTGGTATCTTTCTTTGGGTAGCAGTAGCCATTGCCTATGATATTTTCCGTTGGAAACAGTTGGAAGTTGCCTACAAAGAAGGTACTAAGTTGATTACAACCATGCGCGATCGCTTGACAGCTCTCGTTGATGCAGCATCTGTAATGGGTGTCTTCATGATGGGTGCCTTGATTGCAACTATGATTAACTTTGAAGTGACTTGGGCTCCAGCTATTGGAGAAAAAGTGATTGATATTCAAGACATTTTGAATACCATCTTCCCACGCCTAGTACCTGCAATCTTTACAGGATTTGTCTTCTGGCTTCTTGGTCGTCGTGGCATGACTTCGACTAAAGCTATCTTGATTATTATTGTGCTTGCACTTGGCTTCTCAGCAATCGGTCACTTCCTATTTGGTATGGTATAA
- the recX gene encoding recombination regulator RecX: MRITKIEKKKRLYLLEVDGQDSLYITEDTIVRFMLSKGKEITEQEFRELRDFAQFSYGKNLALYYLSFKQRTKKEVSNYLKKYEIEENNIVKIVTVLEEEKWLDDGNYVDSYVRQNALNGDKGPAMIRQKLMQKGIPKTLIDKRLAEEDFSELAGKIGEKLVGRYQRKLPLRALQDKVVQGLMGKGFSYEAAKQSLGQLELVADEENEDDLIAKELDKQYRKYSRKYEGYELKQRLIQALARKGYDFDRIQAVLRDYL; this comes from the coding sequence ATGAGAATTACAAAAATTGAAAAGAAGAAACGTCTTTATTTACTTGAAGTGGATGGTCAGGATAGTTTATATATTACGGAAGACACAATTGTTCGCTTCATGCTTAGTAAGGGAAAGGAAATCACGGAGCAGGAGTTTCGTGAGCTTCGCGATTTTGCTCAGTTTTCTTATGGGAAAAATCTAGCACTTTATTACCTTTCCTTCAAGCAACGTACCAAAAAAGAAGTTAGTAATTATCTAAAAAAATATGAAATTGAAGAAAACAATATTGTCAAGATTGTGACGGTATTAGAAGAGGAAAAATGGCTGGACGATGGGAATTATGTTGATAGCTATGTTCGTCAGAATGCTCTAAATGGAGATAAGGGACCAGCTATGATTCGTCAGAAGTTGATGCAGAAAGGAATTCCTAAAACGCTGATTGATAAAAGACTGGCTGAGGAAGATTTTTCAGAGCTTGCTGGGAAGATTGGGGAGAAATTGGTGGGTAGATACCAAAGAAAATTGCCTCTTCGAGCTTTGCAAGATAAAGTTGTACAGGGATTGATGGGTAAGGGTTTTTCTTATGAGGCGGCCAAACAAAGCCTGGGTCAGTTGGAACTTGTGGCTGATGAGGAAAATGAAGATGATTTAATCGCCAAGGAATTGGATAAGCAGTATAGAAAATATAGTCGTAAATATGAAGGCTATGAATTGAAGCAAAGGTTGATACAGGCTTTGGCTCGAAAGGGTTATGACTTTGATCGGATTCAGGCTGTCCTTCGTGATTATCTGTGA
- a CDS encoding PTS system mannose/fructose/N-acetylgalactosamine-transporter subunit IIB, protein MAIIATRIDGRLIHGQVANLWTTKLNIGRIMVIDDAVAQNDIEKQGLKLACPPGVKLSILPIEKAANNIKEGKYDSQRLLIVARRPENFLRLVEYGVELAELNVGNMSQTPETRSVTRSINVVDKDIADFDALAAKGVKLFAQMVPGDSPKDFMPLLDKVR, encoded by the coding sequence ATGGCAATTATTGCTACGCGTATTGATGGTCGTTTGATCCACGGTCAGGTTGCTAACTTATGGACGACGAAATTGAACATCGGTCGTATCATGGTTATCGATGATGCTGTTGCTCAAAATGACATTGAAAAACAAGGACTGAAATTAGCATGTCCTCCAGGCGTAAAATTATCGATTTTACCGATCGAAAAGGCTGCTAATAACATTAAGGAAGGGAAGTACGATAGCCAACGTCTTTTGATTGTTGCCCGTCGTCCTGAAAACTTCCTACGTTTAGTTGAATATGGAGTGGAATTGGCAGAATTGAACGTAGGGAATATGTCTCAAACTCCGGAAACTCGTTCTGTAACTCGTTCTATTAACGTTGTAGATAAGGATATTGCAGATTTTGATGCCTTGGCGGCTAAGGGTGTAAAATTATTTGCACAAATGGTACCTGGCGATTCACCAAAAGACTTTATGCCATTATTGGATAAGGTTAGATAA
- a CDS encoding PTS sugar transporter subunit IIA, with amino-acid sequence MVRSLVLVSHGIFCEELKKSTEMIMGPQEDIYTVALLPEEGPEDFQKKFEETIAGLEDFVVFADLLGGTPANVVSRKLIEGGQFDLYAGMNMPMVIGFLNGVLLGEAVDYVEFGTSNLVHVNSLLTSDEDDDE; translated from the coding sequence ATGGTTAGAAGTTTAGTATTAGTAAGTCATGGTATCTTCTGCGAGGAGTTGAAAAAATCTACTGAAATGATTATGGGTCCTCAAGAGGACATCTACACAGTAGCTTTATTACCAGAAGAAGGTCCAGAAGACTTCCAGAAAAAATTTGAAGAAACAATTGCAGGATTGGAAGATTTTGTTGTCTTCGCAGACTTGTTGGGCGGTACACCAGCCAACGTCGTATCACGAAAATTGATTGAAGGTGGGCAGTTTGACCTTTATGCAGGGATGAATATGCCAATGGTTATCGGTTTCTTGAACGGCGTCCTGCTGGGAGAGGCTGTGGATTATGTAGAATTTGGGACAAGCAACCTAGTTCATGTCAATAGTCTATTAACAAGTGATGAAGATGACGATGAGTGA